In Pseudomonas putida, a genomic segment contains:
- a CDS encoding aldehyde dehydrogenase family protein, with translation MSTANILDLMSPFWGDASTVGSYVGGEFVVGQGAAIEVRNAHDDSLLMTYADADDSLVARADRAAKQAQRQWWAMTAQARGRVMYQVGALVREHAEALAQVESATANKPIRDARVEVAKVAEMFEYYAGWADKLHGEVIPVPTSHLNYVTYEPLGSVLQITPWNAPIFTCGWQIAPAIAAGNAVILKPSELTPLSSLAVGVLVERAGAPKGLVNVIAGYGHTIGQRLIAEADIRKVVFVGSPATGRHIAVAAAQRCIPAVLELGGKSANIVFADADLDVALRGAQAAIFAGAGQSCVSGSRLLVQASIFDKFTQALAEAAKQFKIGDPADPETQIGPINNPKQYAHVRRMVEGALADGARLVGENSVPLPDVAGYYVNPTVLAGNNQMYCAQEEIFGPVVVAIPFEDEEEAIRIANDSRFGLAGGVWTRDVGRAHRVARQVRAGTFWVNGYKTIHVSSPFGGYGESGYGRSSGLDALREYSEVKSVWVETAAKPAANFGYGANLE, from the coding sequence ATGAGCACCGCCAATATTCTGGATTTGATGAGCCCGTTCTGGGGTGATGCCAGCACCGTCGGCAGCTACGTCGGCGGCGAGTTCGTCGTCGGGCAGGGCGCTGCCATCGAGGTGCGCAACGCCCATGACGACTCGCTGCTGATGACCTACGCCGACGCCGACGACAGCCTGGTGGCCAGGGCCGACAGGGCTGCCAAGCAGGCCCAGCGGCAATGGTGGGCGATGACCGCCCAGGCCCGTGGCCGGGTCATGTACCAGGTTGGCGCGCTGGTGCGTGAGCACGCCGAGGCCTTGGCCCAGGTGGAATCGGCCACGGCCAACAAGCCGATCCGCGATGCCCGCGTCGAGGTGGCCAAGGTCGCGGAGATGTTCGAGTACTACGCCGGTTGGGCCGACAAGCTGCATGGCGAAGTGATCCCGGTGCCGACTTCGCACCTGAACTACGTGACCTACGAGCCGCTGGGCAGCGTACTGCAGATCACCCCGTGGAACGCCCCGATCTTCACCTGCGGCTGGCAGATCGCCCCGGCGATCGCAGCGGGCAACGCGGTCATCCTCAAGCCCTCCGAGCTGACGCCGTTGAGTTCGCTGGCGGTGGGGGTGCTGGTCGAGCGTGCCGGTGCGCCGAAAGGCCTGGTCAACGTCATCGCCGGCTACGGTCACACCATCGGCCAGCGCCTGATCGCCGAAGCCGACATCCGCAAGGTGGTGTTCGTTGGCTCCCCGGCCACTGGCCGCCACATCGCCGTGGCGGCGGCCCAGCGCTGCATTCCCGCAGTGCTCGAGCTCGGCGGCAAGTCGGCCAACATCGTCTTCGCCGACGCCGACCTGGATGTCGCATTGCGGGGTGCGCAAGCGGCGATCTTCGCCGGGGCAGGGCAGAGCTGCGTCTCCGGCTCGCGGCTGTTGGTGCAGGCGTCGATCTTCGACAAGTTCACCCAGGCGTTGGCCGAGGCCGCCAAGCAATTCAAGATCGGTGACCCGGCCGACCCGGAAACCCAGATCGGCCCGATCAACAACCCCAAGCAGTACGCCCACGTCAGACGCATGGTCGAAGGCGCCCTGGCCGACGGTGCGCGCCTGGTCGGAGAAAACAGCGTGCCGCTGCCGGACGTTGCCGGTTACTACGTCAACCCGACCGTGCTGGCTGGCAACAACCAGATGTACTGCGCCCAGGAGGAAATTTTCGGCCCTGTCGTGGTCGCAATTCCATTCGAGGATGAAGAAGAAGCCATCCGTATCGCCAACGACAGCCGCTTCGGCCTGGCCGGGGGAGTGTGGACCCGCGACGTGGGCCGGGCCCATCGCGTGGCGCGGCAGGTACGCGCCGGCACCTTCTGGGTCAATGGCTACAAGACCATCCACGTCAGCTCGCCGTT